TGTCGGAGATGATTCCCACATCGACAACATCAAGAAACATTCTAAATGCGCTATGGTCGATAGTAAGCGGACACTGAACAAACGCCTGACCGGAAAATACTATTAAACCAATACTTTCGCCTTCGAGATTTTCGGCTAACGTTATAATCTCCCGTCGAGCCTTCTCCAGCCGATTTGGATAAAAATCGCCCGCCAGCATAGAAAGCGACACATCAAGGGCAATCATCACCTCAGTTCCGGTAGATTTGATTTTAATCAATTCAGAACCATATTGGGGACGCGCCAATGCCAGTATCATCAGGGTCATTCCAATTAACGAAAGGATTACTTTCAAACGCCGGCGCTGGCCGGAGAACGATTTTTCAACCATCTTGTTTATCTGCAATCCGCCTAATTGCCTAAGGCGATGATTAACTACTCTTGAACCGATTGCAAATATCACAACAAATAGCGGCACTAATAAAAGCAAGTAAAGCATGTTTTGATTGAGGAATCTCATGGGATGCTCCTTACCGCTATTGTGCTTATAAACAAACCGACAATTAACAAAACTAATCCCCAGTCAAGAAAATCAGCATAAAGTTCTTCATACTTGTAATACTCTTTAACCTCGATTTTAGTTTGCTCCATATCGGAAATCTCATTATAAATTTCCTGAAGGGCTTTGCTGTTGGTGGCGCGATAGAACCTGCCGCCGGTTATATTAGCCACTTCTTTTAACGTTTCCTCATCGATTTCAGATTTTCTTTTAATATACCGCTTGCCGAAAATCGGGTCATTTATGGGAAAATCGACCATCCCTTGTTTGCCAGCGCCGATTGTATAGGTTTTTATGCCGAGGGCGGCTATGGCTTTCGCCGCCGTGGTCGGGTCAATCTGACCGGAATTATTGACGCCATCGGTGAGCAAAACGACAATCTTGCTCTTGGCATCCGATGTCGCCAGCCTGTTTGCCGATGTGGCTAATGCAAGACCGATAGCAGTGCCATCCTCGACCATACCAAAATCGACTTCATCTAAAAATTTAAGAAGCAGGGAATAATCGGTTGTTAAGGGACATTGAGTAAATGCCTGACTCGCGAAAACCACTAAGCCGATACGGTCGCCCTGCCTGCCCTCGATGAAATTCTTAATCACCCGCTTCGATACAGTAAGACGGTTATCAGGCTTAAAATCCGCTGCCTGCATACTGCCTGATATGTCGAGCGCCAGTATTATATCGATGCCTTCCGTAAAAACCTGGCGTTGTCCGTGTCCGGCCTGAGGACGAGCCGCCGCTATTATTGCCAGCGCTACTGAAAACGACATTATAACAGGCAGGGCATGATATAGAAAAATTCTAAATGTGATTTTAGGTTTGGCAAACAAATGAGTATCCGAATAGCTTAACGCCGCCGGTTTTAAAAACCGTTTCCAGTAATAGAGAACTAAGAACGCAACTGGCAAAACTAACATAATAAGAAAATATGGTTGAGCAAATCTTATCATTTTGCCGCCTCTGTTTGCTTGGCATTCTCATCTGGTACTGTTTCTGCCGGTTTAGTTGCGATAGTAAAATCCTTCACCATGTCATAATCTTCATCGATAATATTTGAATCGGGGAGATGTTTAGCGAATTTCACCATATCAGAACGATTTAAAAAGCTTAGCACCGCGGCAGATTTATCCCGCGGAAGTTCAGGATGTTTCAGTTTTCTCTTTAGTTCATATGTCGTAGCCTCAACAGCGATAATATCGAACCGCCCCTGGATGTACTGCCTGATAATATCAGAGAGTTCAATGTAATACTGCTTGATTTTGCCTTTTGCCGGAAGGTTTTTATCCTTAAGCTGAATCAAATTACGGATAGCGATGTCATAGGGCGGTTCGGGCGGAGCTTCCGGTAATATCATGCCTTTCATTTTCCATCTATACAATAAATAAATTGCGATAATAACTGCCGCCGCCGCCAGACCAATAAGCACATAAAGCCACCAGCGCAGAGGCAAAGGTTTCGGGCCGATAATATCCTTTATATCCAAACCGGTAGTATCGGCAGGCAGGATACTGTTTACATACACCTTCTTCGATGGAGATGATGTCGTATGCTGATTATCGTCTTTATCATACCAGAAAAATTCAAATGCCGGGATATCAAGTTCGCCGGTATCGAATGCCGAAAGCTTGAAAGTGTATTCATCATACTTGCGATTATTGCGTGTTTTGGTCTTAATTACCGGTTCGGATTTTAAAATAAACGAACTCTGAGCGGCTTTAATTGTCGGCTGAGACAGCTTAAGCTCCTCCGGATAATCGGCGGTAAGATTAACTGTGAAAGCATCGCCGATTGTAAGGGTATCTTGCGAGATTGAGACATTGAAGTTTATCGGGCTTTCGGGCTGGTCTTCATCGGCATAGGCAAATACAACAGCCATCAGCAGGATAACCCCTACTAATAAAATGTGATTAGTTAAATTTTCAGAAAGTGATTTCATAGCAATCAGTCTATATTATCTCCTGATACGCTTCGCTCTTTGCTCAAAAAATCTGTAAAGCGGCTGAGTGTAATCCTCATGCGTACTCAGCTCAATTGTATCGATTTTATGCCGCTTGAAAAATTTATGCAGGTCGGCTCTTGCATTATATGCTTTAAGCGCCAAATTTTGTCTATTGGTTTTATTTGAAAAATCGACCAGAATTTCTCTGCCTGTTTCAAGGTCTTTTAAATTTATTATCCCGGTTTTCGGTATTTGCCTTTCGAGAGGATCATATATTTTCACCGCTATCAGGTCATGCTTATTAGCCGCCAACCCCAGCGGTCTTTGAAAATCGCTGTCTAAAAAATCGGATATGAGAAACATCACGCTTCGTTTTTTTATTACTCTCAAAAGGTAATCGAATGCACCGCTGATATTTGTTTTTTTGCCGGAGGGTTTGAAATACAACACTTCCCGAATAAGGCGAAGGACATGAAACCGGCCTTTCTTGGGCGGGATATATTTTTCAATCTTGTCGGTGAATAAAAGCAGTCCCACTTTATCGTTGTTGCGAGTGGCGGAAAATGCCAGCACTGCAGCGATCTCAGCCGATATTTCACGGCGCATCTTGTCTAAACTGCCGAAATCGCCGGAGGCTGAAAGATCGACCGCCAATATCACGGTAAGCTCGCGCTCCTCGCGGAATATTTTCACATAGGGATGATTGTAGCGGGCGGTTACATTCCAATCGATAGTGCGAACATCATCGCCGGGCATATATTCGCGCACCTCCGAAAATTCCATCCCCCGGCCTCGGAAAATTGAATGGTATTCCCCGGAAAAAACATCGTTTACCATCCGCGATGTTTTTATCTCGATCTTGCGTATCTTTTTAAACAGTTCGGTAGGCAGCATAGTCTATGGAACTTCAACACCATCAAAGATTTTTTGGACTATTTCATCAGAGGTTAATTCCTCTGCCTCGGCTTCATAACTCAGGATTATCCGATGGCGAAGGACATCCGGCCCGATAGACTTGACATCATCAGGCGTCATATAAGCGCGCCCCTGAAGGAAAGCATGCGCCCTGCCGGCAAGGTTTAGATATATAGTCGCTCTCGGAGAGGCGCCATAGGCAATAAGTTCTTTAATGTCGAGTCCGTATTTTTCCGGATTGCGGCTGGCCATGACAATATCAACGATATAGTTTTTTACTTTTTCATCAACATAGATTTTATAAACCGCATCCCGCGCCTGAAGGATATCATCCGGCGTGATAACCGTATTCACTTTAGGAATATCTTTAACAGCCATCCGTTCCTGAATTTGCAGTTCCTCATCGCGTTCGGGATAATCGATTTTCAGTTTCAGCATAAATCGGTCAACCTGCGCCTCCGGCAGAGGATAGGTGCCTTCCTGCTCGATTGGATTCTGGGTTGCCAGCACTATAAACGGTTTCGGCAATTCATACGAATTGTCGCCAATAGTAACCTGCCGTTCCTGCATCGCCTCCAAAAGAGCCGACTGAACCTTTGCGGGCGCGCGGTTTATCTCATCGGCCAGAATGAAATTGGAAAATATAGGTCCTTTACGGGGTATGAATTCGCCGTTGGTATAAACCATAGTACCGGTTAAATCACCCGGCAGAAGGTCGGGCGTAAACTGGATGCGTTTGAACTCCGTTTTAACCGCATCAGATAATGTTTTGACAGCCAGCGTCTTAGCCAAACCGGGCACACCCTCAATCAGGATATGACCATCCGCTAAAAGGCCGATTAACAGGCGTTCAATCAGGTATTTCTGACCAACAATGACATTACCTATTTCATCAGTCAGGCGGCCGACGAAAGCGCCTTGTTGGTCGATTACTTTTTGAATTTCCTCTATCTGTGGATCCATTCTACCTCCATTCATTTTCCATATTTTTACCCGATA
Above is a genomic segment from Candidatus Zixiibacteriota bacterium containing:
- a CDS encoding VWA domain-containing protein, whose protein sequence is MIRFAQPYFLIMLVLPVAFLVLYYWKRFLKPAALSYSDTHLFAKPKITFRIFLYHALPVIMSFSVALAIIAAARPQAGHGQRQVFTEGIDIILALDISGSMQAADFKPDNRLTVSKRVIKNFIEGRQGDRIGLVVFASQAFTQCPLTTDYSLLLKFLDEVDFGMVEDGTAIGLALATSANRLATSDAKSKIVVLLTDGVNNSGQIDPTTAAKAIAALGIKTYTIGAGKQGMVDFPINDPIFGKRYIKRKSEIDEETLKEVANITGGRFYRATNSKALQEIYNEISDMEQTKIEVKEYYKYEELYADFLDWGLVLLIVGLFISTIAVRSIP
- a CDS encoding DUF58 domain-containing protein gives rise to the protein MLPTELFKKIRKIEIKTSRMVNDVFSGEYHSIFRGRGMEFSEVREYMPGDDVRTIDWNVTARYNHPYVKIFREERELTVILAVDLSASGDFGSLDKMRREISAEIAAVLAFSATRNNDKVGLLLFTDKIEKYIPPKKGRFHVLRLIREVLYFKPSGKKTNISGAFDYLLRVIKKRSVMFLISDFLDSDFQRPLGLAANKHDLIAVKIYDPLERQIPKTGIINLKDLETGREILVDFSNKTNRQNLALKAYNARADLHKFFKRHKIDTIELSTHEDYTQPLYRFFEQRAKRIRR
- a CDS encoding MoxR family ATPase, which produces MDPQIEEIQKVIDQQGAFVGRLTDEIGNVIVGQKYLIERLLIGLLADGHILIEGVPGLAKTLAVKTLSDAVKTEFKRIQFTPDLLPGDLTGTMVYTNGEFIPRKGPIFSNFILADEINRAPAKVQSALLEAMQERQVTIGDNSYELPKPFIVLATQNPIEQEGTYPLPEAQVDRFMLKLKIDYPERDEELQIQERMAVKDIPKVNTVITPDDILQARDAVYKIYVDEKVKNYIVDIVMASRNPEKYGLDIKELIAYGASPRATIYLNLAGRAHAFLQGRAYMTPDDVKSIGPDVLRHRIILSYEAEAEELTSDEIVQKIFDGVEVP